In Bombus huntii isolate Logan2020A chromosome 9, iyBomHunt1.1, whole genome shotgun sequence, a single window of DNA contains:
- the LOC126869372 gene encoding odorant receptor 13a-like has protein sequence MVAFVCNKTNVAKSVIRGLSNAWSVNYGLAIECMPPIIALFLSMSMYLNAIFNTKKMRDVLLFIKNNHNYYANRPEKLILRYYDVQGRKITLYYALYVYTTVVAYITIPAISLLIDFIIPSNHSEEKSFPIELDYGVDTQHYFYYLFIHSYMTIAMIANLIASCDTTYMLYAQHGCALFAIVSYELRTVHILDASSLINLKDHRLFENYKNTELLPEDEKKICTKLFLCIKEYQNAIRYCNLVESLFAKSIFVQLFFNVVCLSIAGVETVMKLGNAADTIRFGSFTFAQVAHIFVLCLPGQRLLNHSEEVYNAACDAMWYIFPKKCHNLYKFLLARTLIFSKITAFKVATMSMETFLAIIQTAMSYFTVLLSTT, from the exons ATGGTTGCTTTCGTCTGTAACAAAACAAACGTTGCCAAAAGCGTG ATTAGAGGACTGTCCAATGCATGGAGTGTCAACTATGGTTTAGCCATCGAATGCATGCCACCGATCATAGCACTCTTCCTTTCTATGTCGATGTATCTCAACGCAATTTTTAACACAAAAAAG ATGAGGGATGTACTCttattcattaaaaataacCATAATTACTATGCGAATCGTCCAGAAAAGCTGATCCTTCGATATTATGACGTACaaggaagaaaaattacaCTTTATTATGCCT TATACGTTTACACAACAGTGGTGGCTTACATAACGATACCAGCAATATCGCTACTAATTGATTTCATTATACCCTCGAATCATTCTGAAGAGAAAAGCTTTCCAATTGAACTCGATTATGGCGTGGATACACAAcactatttttattatctgtTCATACATTCATACATGACAATAGCCATGATTGCCAATTTAATTGCTTCTTGTGATACTACGTACATGCTATACGCTCAACATGGCTGTGCTTTGTTCGCAATTGTGAG tTACGAATTGAGAACTGTGCACATTTTGGATGCGAGTagtttgataaatttaaagGATCATCGTTTATTCGAAAACTACAAAAATACCGAATTATTGCCGGAAGAtgagaagaaaatttgtacGAAACTGTTTCTTTGTATAAAAGAATATCAAAATGCAATAAG atACTGTAATCTTGTCGAATCATTGTTCGCCAAATCCATATTCGTTCAATTGTTCTTTAACGTTGTCTGCCTTAGCATTGCAGGAGTCGAA ACTGTAATGAAACTAGGCAATGCAGCTGATACGATACGATTTGGATCATTTACATTCGCGCAAGTTGCTCACATATTCGTCCTCTGCCTTCCTGGGCAAAGATTATTGAATCACAGCGAAGAGGTGTACAACGCGGC ATGCGATGCTATGTGGTATATATTTCCTAAAAAGTgtcataatttatataaatttttactcgCAAGGACTCTAATATTTAGCAAAATCACAGCTTTCAAAGTAGCGACCATGTCAATGGAAACTTTTCTCGCG ATTATTCAAACAGCAATGAGTTATTTTACCGTGTTGCTTTCAACTACATGa